One part of the Vicia villosa cultivar HV-30 ecotype Madison, WI linkage group LG6, Vvil1.0, whole genome shotgun sequence genome encodes these proteins:
- the LOC131614060 gene encoding uncharacterized protein LOC131614060, with protein sequence MHKETIASGKKITTYIYARTGLITLLHHYTAGGELIRPGVTRFATSYLCLGCLNDKKGELYRMFTSKEWKDSKFAKTKDGNLVENIVTNRDFWKNLVICLKGAFPLLKVLRMVDSDEKPAMGYIYEAMDQAKEQIQTSYNNKRKSYQPLWQIIDNRWDKQLHRPLHAAGYYLNPMLHYKPNFKADNEVKQGMYACLKRMMGGDMDMVNKIDGQLEDFKSKKGFFGSEIAQRGLENKTPTQWWESYGDAHPELQNFAICVLSLTCSSFGCERNWSAFEMVHTKKRNRLKQKTMNDLVYVMVNTRLTKNKAERKKRDLTIDDFQDDDDWWCVAEEENAGGNHVNVADLDEDLMQSTGVKSTTHVDEFDVLETIESDNEEENADEGDGEDDDDDGGGDDEISEDEEDDIMGDNPNYRRIYDLY encoded by the exons ATGCATAAGGAGACTATTGCTTCGGGTAAAAAGATCACAACTTACATTTATGCTAGGACGGGTCTTATAACTTTGTTGCATCATTATACTGCAGGAGGTGAGTTGATAAGACCTGGTGTGACTCGCTTTGCAACATCATATTTGTGTTTGGGTTGCTTGAATGATAAGAAGGGAGAATTGTATAGGATGTTCACTTCTAAGGAATGGAAGGATAGTAAATTTGCCAAGACAAAAGATGGGAACTTGGTTGAAAATATAGTCACAAATAGGGACTTTTGGAAGAATTTGGTTATTTGCCTTAAGGGTGCTTTTCCATTACTTAAAGTCTTGCGTATGGTGGATTCTGATGAGAAGCCAGCCATGGGCTATATCTATGAAGCAATGGATCAAGCAAAAGAGCAAATTCAAACTAGCTACAATAATAAGAGAAAAag cTACCAACCTTTATGGCAGATTATAGATAATAGATGGGACAAACAACTGCATAGGCCTTTGCATGCTGCGGGCTACTATCTTAATCCAATGTTGCATTACAAACCTAATTTCAAAGCAGATAATGAAGTTAAACAAGGGATGTATGCATGTTTAAAAAGGATGATGGGAGGAGACATGGATATGGTGAATAAAATTGATGGTCAGCTTGAGGATTTTAAGAGTAAAAAAGGGTTCTTTGGGAGTGAAATAGCTCAACGTGGACTAGAAAACAAGACACCAACTCAATGGTGGGAATCTTACGGTGATGCACACCCAGAGTTGCAAAACTTTGCTATTTGTGTGTTAAGTTTGACCTGCAGCTCTTTTGGTTGTGAGAGAAACTGGAGTGCTTTTGAGATG GTTCATACGAAAAAAAGAAACCGGTTGAAACAAAAGACTATGAACGATCTTGTGTATGTGATGGTAAATACAAGATTGACCAAGAATAAGGCTGAAAGGAAAAAGCGTGATCTAACAATCGATGATTTccaagatgatgatgattggtggtGTGTTGCTGAGGAAGAAAATGCAGGTGGTAATCATGTAAATGTGGCTGATTTAGATGAAGATTTGATGCAAAGTACTGGTGTTAAATCAACTACACATGTAGATGAATTTGATGTCCTTGAAACTATAGAAAGTGACAATGAAGAAGAAAATGCAGACGAAGgtgatggagaagatgatgatgatgatggtggagGAGATGAtgagattagtgaagatgaagaagatgacatTATGGGGGATAATCCAAATTATCGGCGTATTTATGATTTGTACTAG
- the LOC131614062 gene encoding uncharacterized protein LOC131614062 translates to MTGGSSSMSVPPTNSGVKNVRNKKVAKNAPGQRQDVGWQHGTPVNDGSRNIKCNYCHHEYSGGVFRFKHHLAGTNSNVEPCVSIPDEVRKEMWVIVHRLQTQLIKKRTLSEDVVEVDVEDGKRKKVESSSLANIFKRGINSQSTINDAFKKKEKEDTDLQVATYFYNNAISFNVVKDEEFIKMCEMIARYGKGYKPPSYHDIRGKHLKTKVESINSILVEHKAAWKKFGCTIMSDGWTDQKRRTIINFLVNSPMGTFFLKSIDASGISKTSDKVFKMLDDIVEEVGVENVVQIVTDNAANYKLAGQMLMDKRNMLYWTPCAAHCIDLML, encoded by the coding sequence ATGACTGGTGGTAGTAGTAGTATGTCGGTTCCTCCAACAAATTCAGGTGTTAAAAATGTGAGAAATAAGAAAGTTGCAAAAAATGCTCCTGGTCAGAGACAAGATGTGGGATGGCAACATGGTACTCCCGTAAACGATGGATCAAGAAATATCAAGTGCAACTATTGTCATCACGAGTATAGTGGCGGTGTTTTTCGATTTAAGCATCATTTAGCAGGGACAAATAGTAATGTTGAACCCTGTGTATCTATTCCTGATGAAGTTCGCAAAGAAATGTGGGTCATTGTTCATAGATTGCAAACTCAACTCATTAAGAAGAGAACTCTAAGTGAAGATGTGGTAGAGGTTGATGTGGAAGAtggtaaaagaaaaaaagttgaaTCTTCAAGTCTTGCAAATATTTTCAAGAGGGGGATAAATTCTCAATCAACTATCAACGATGCttttaagaaaaaagaaaaagaggacaCTGACCTACAAGTTGCAACTTATTTTTACAACAATGCTATCTCCTTTAACGTTGTAAAAGATGAAGAATTTATAAAGATGTGTGAAATGATTGCCCGATATGGTAAAGGATATAAGCCACCATCTTATCATGACATTCGAGGTAAACATTTAAAGACAAAAGTTGAGTCAATAAATAGCATATTGGTGGAGCATAAAGCTGCTTGGAAAAAATTTGGATGTACAATAATGAGTGATGGATGGACTGACCAAAAGAGGAGGACTATCATAAACTTTTTAGTCAATAGTCCTATGGGAACtttctttttaaaatcaattgatgCATCTGGAATTTCAAAGACATCTGATAAAGTTTTCAAAATGTTGGATGACATCGTTGAGGAAGTGGGGGtagaaaatgttgttcaaattGTAACAGACAATGCTGCAAATTACAAGTTGGCTGGACAAATGTTGATGGACAAGAGGAATATGCTTTATTGGACACCTTGTGCAGCTCATTGTATTGATCTAATGTTATAG